The following is a genomic window from Nymphaea colorata isolate Beijing-Zhang1983 chromosome 3, ASM883128v2, whole genome shotgun sequence.
CATTAATTTTCCTCTTTGATATTCCTTGTAATGAGGTTAAGTTAAGGATTTTTATTCTTGAAGGATTTGTGCTGCCAATATTAACTTGGAAAATATCTTCCTTGCAGGATTTCCAGTACTGGTGCAAGTTGGAAGCCTTTATTTTCTTGCTATTTTTCTTCTATTAGTGCTGAGCAGGTCCAAATCTCAACTTCTCacactcctttttttttccatttcttttgctTATACTTAATTTGCACTATTGCAGTTGACTGTGCATGAAGGATTTTCAAGGTATCTATGTCATATGCTTATCTTATAGCAGACAATTTCATGAATgcattctctattttttttctgtgtttgtttcattgatAATGTTACTTGTTTTGTTTGGGGTAATACGTTAATTTCTCTAATACATACATCATTAAATTTATATAATGATGAGAGACAACGAAAGtacaattgaaaaaaacaaagaccAACTAATGTAGCATGATGAGCAAGaacaatttttatttgattgcgTATTAGAACAATGTTGATGAATGGAGGTTTAAGAGATACAACTATGAAGGAAGTTGAGAGATCgatgataaagaaatatggtgaaaaatatatgctagagaaactaaaaacaaattaaagcaTGCCAGACCAAATATAATTGTTATGGGTGAAATTCTAAAAGCCAGTGGATTTGGATGGGATGCAGACAATAAGATGGTCTTGTCTCACAAGAATGTGTGGGTTGAGTATGTAAAAAGATATCTAGGTAAAAAGAAGTATAGAAGGCCATctacatgaaaaattttataagcATGCAGTAGAAATATGAGGTAAATCTACTGCTCTGGGTAGTCATAGAAATGCATATTCAAATATACCAATACCATCAACATAAGTTCCTCCTATTACTCCGTTAGATTAGGAAGTATCTCAAGTAAATAATTTTCATGTTCCGACGAGTAATTCATTAGGCAACTAACCTTTATCATCAAGTGGAACATGCAGGAAGAGAAAGTCATCAGAGGATGCTTCTATCTGTGATGTGATTAGTAGTCTAAATCAACAAATACAAGCTTTTAATGATGCTACTCCATATCATTTGACAAAGCAAGCTAGTGACATTGTATCATAATTATTCATAAATGGTGAAATTGATTCATCTACTTGTTTGAAAGCGATCAAATTTGTGTCAGATCCACAACATGCAACCACATTCCTTTGTGTTCCACCAGAGTGGACTGAGTGGTTGCAAAGTAAAATTAGAGGATATTATGTATGTTTGCTTTTCATTACACATGctaaatttaattttgtatGCCTTTAAAAACATTGCTCTGCACTACTTCTTCCACCAGCTAGCTCTCTTCGGTGATAGCAACAACAAGCAAACCccctgtctccctctctctcttaaccTCCAAAAGTTTCCCTCTATCTATCTGATCGAGCACTTCAATATCAAAGAAATCATGGATCATGAACACCTTTGTACATCAATGTGGAAGAAAACCAATCAAGCTCaatgaatcatttaataatGAAATAATACTCCATCTCATTATCATTTTCAACaggcaaattaaaaaaaaaaaggaaaaagaagaagaaagtaatTAGTTCAAGAGTAATTAGACAATAGTAATAATTTGTTATCCTGCCATCTACATATAATAGGTGTTGCTTTGCTTACCAACCCTTCCTAAGCGGACACCATAGCAGAACTCGGGCTCCAAGGAAGTTGTGTTGGGTGTTCATGCAAGCCATAGTATGTAATGGATTCTCTTAGATAGTACGTAACAGATCCGTGGATTATTGATAATAATCCATAATACAGTAGATATTATACATTTCTAGAAACAAGCTTGGTCTATATCGATCGCATAAGGTACAAATGTACCATGGATCTATTACTGAAAATCATAATATGGATATTTTTGCACAAAAGCTTTTCCAACCATGCTTATAAATTATAATGCAAATATACaagctgatatatatatatatatatatatatatatatagtgacagATATTGTGAGATTTTctaaaatctatatatatatatatatatatatataatgacagATATTGcgagatttttaaaaatctcaCACTATTTacggaaaagaaaagcaaaacgaAAATATTGGGAAAATCTtgtgaaattttggaaatctCAGCAGCAATGAatatattgtgattttttttttgcgatttttggcaaaattgttggttttcaatcattttaatttttttgattttttttttaatttttaaaaatttgccgacATTTTTCCCAAAAACACAACTTCGTCAAAAAGTACCCAAGAAAAATTTCACTGgtattttctcaaaaacaatatttatgacaatgatatatattcatatattgcTTTAAAACGTTACTTAAGCATCCACAGTAATAAGAAATTCAAGCAGGTATTCTAAATATTGCTTCATGTGGAAAACAGGATCTTGAAATCTACTAATCTTAGCAGCTTCATTTTAGGGtgtattttctctttattaGGTATTCACTATAAGGatttaatcaagaaaaaatagtCAATGTGTATTTTTATGTCTATAAATGGAAGCAATGCAATGATACATGGACATACCAAATAGGTGCTTATTGTAAATTGGTTTATTAGAACTAAGCACTTAAGCAAATCAGATCACTTGTGGATGACTTATTAATTTGAAATACCAAGAGGTTAGCTTCTACTGCTTAAGCAATCAGACCTGAGTCAAAATGTAGAAGTGGTCCCCACCATTAAACCATAAAATGCATGCAACCTGATCAACAGCTTGACCTCAGTCTAGCAAAGCTTATTCAAAGTAGAGATGAGCCGAATTGGCTTGCTATTTCAGCCTTGAATGTTTTCTTTATCGTAACTGAGAACTTGAACAAAATTTGAGGCTTATTCAAATTCTTTCAGTCAAGAAACAAATGAGGAACATTTTagatgaaatcatgaaaattaGCCCAATCATTAAATATATACAAATCTTCAAGCAAGTTCAATAGCATGACCAAACGTCAACTTTAACCTTATTTGCTAAATGAGTTTAAGGAAAACGTGGTTTGAAACAATTCATGTACAGGAAAAGTAGGTGTCGTTTATGGCATCTAgagctctttcattttttggCTCTAAATGCATGATCTTTTGGTTCTCGACATTTTCACTGTCTGTCTAAGAAAAGGAACTTAGACACAGGCTGTTTAAGACCTACAAACAGCTGATTCAATGCGAAGTATTTCAGAATCAacctaaaaggctaaaacaaCATCCTATGAACAGATCAGGACCAGAACAATGAAAATCAGCTAAAAAAACAGATCAATGAAAGTCATCGCATGTCAAAACAGATCATGTATAAGTGTAATGACAAAATATGCTTGTCATGAAGTTAGAGACTAGTACAGTTGCACACTTTGCCATGACCTTGCATAATTATGtgcacagacacacacacactcacactcaCACTGACACACTAGATTTTCCTGTCCCTTGAAAATTTTGCTACTAATTCCTCTATAGATGTTGCAGATGAAAGATGCTAAAGATGGATCACGGGCATCCAGAGCTGGAAGGGCTGCCCGTGCTTCCAAGACCTCATCTGTCAGCTCGCTGCCACTGATATTAGACATTGAAGATTTTAAGGTACTCACCTTGATTTAGTTTTCCTGAATCTGTCTTCTCTACTCAAGATGGTTAGTGTTTTCTTCTGTAGTTTGGGAGTTGTTTGCACGACTGCGGAAAATATCTTTTAGTCTGGTTGCGTATCTCAGTGCTTAAGTGAATGAAGACGTTCAAATTCTTAGTTGCTAATTTGAATTCATGCAGGGGGAATTTTCATTTGATGCTTTGTTTGGAAATATGGTAAATGACTTGCTTCCTGCATTTCAAGATGAAGATCAAGATCCATCAGAGGATCATAGCAGTATCAGTGGTACAGATATGCCAAATGGACACCCACGTGGCTCACTTGATGCCACCAAATCGGGGCAAAAGTCTTCTGCTCCTTTGTTCCCTGAAGCCGATGGACTTTTGTCTCTTTTCAAGGATGCATGTAGGGAGTTGGCTGATTTGCGCCGGCAGGTATATTTTTTATCTGTTTGTAGACAAAGTTTACATTCTGCACTCTGTTGTAAGTTggatattcttttcatttttgaagatTGATGCCCGACTTGACAATCTTAAGAAGGAGGTCACTGTTCAAGATTCTAAGCATCGCAAAACTCTCTCTGAGGTTAGTATTACCAAAGTTAAAACAAATTAACTGTGATGACGAGTTATACTCAGTTCACTGGTCCCACATCTTTGTATTTTTGTGCTTCTATAGTCGCATGGATgctgaaaaatgatgtatatatatgataatgAAAATCTGCGCACTGAATTTAAACATATCTTTGTCTACTGTAATGGAAGTAATTATTTTTGCAGTCATCTATTCTTCTAGATGCGATGTCAGTGGTTTGGTTGATAATTCATACAGTTTTTATGCGATTAGACAGTGCAACATTGTCATGTTGTTGTGTTCTTTGACAGTTGGAGAGAGGTGTAGATGGCCTCTTTGATAGCTTTGCTAGGTTGGACTCTCGCATCTCAAGTGTTGGGCAGACTGCAGCTAAAATTGGAGACCACTTACAGGTTATCTTACAGCAGGGTCACACGATCAATTTTGCAATTATTCTAAATGCTGTTTCTGACATATATGAATATGTTCATGGGCTATCATGTAGAGTGCTGATTCTCAACGAGAAACTGCTAGTCAGACTATAGATCTCATAAAGGTATCCGTACATATTTTCTCTTGCATTCTCATGATTGGTTATTTGCTCTGGAACTATTACATGATATGATTAACTTTGCAGTATTTGATGGAGTTTAACAGCAGCCCTGGAGACCTAATTGAGCTTTCTCCTCTTTTCTCTGATGATAGTCGTGTTGCTGAGGCCGCTTCTGTCGCACAAAAATTACGTAGGTATCATTGCTGTCTTGTCCCAAACAACCTTAGGCAACTTGGTTTGACTTTTCTATTTGCTAGTCCATGTTGAACTTGACATGCATTGCTTGTGCGTGATCCTGTGTTCAGGTTCATCCAATAGATTTACCTGTTCTTGGCAATTAGATATCTAGCACTCCAATCTCTTATATAGGGTTTGCATTGTTGAACCAAAAAATTAGGCGAACCAACTGGAGGGCTCACGTTTGATGTTCCTATTATTATTCAGTTACATGTAAAGGACACAGGTTATCAAAGTAATGATACTATTGAACAGGTGTGCTTAACCAATAACTTGATCTTGCTAGATTATCTGAGTTCTAACAATGGTGTTGCTATAACAGATAATCAATTATAATCATGACATGTGTCCAAAAAGAAGGTTTGAATGGGTGAATAATGGAGAGAAGAAGAGCTTTCTCTTGCAGATTTGGTACCTTAAATTGGTTTAGAATTTTACTTGCTTGAGTTCATGACCTTCTTTAAACTTGCCTCTAAGGCTTTTCGAGTGCTAAACTACATCTTGGTAGTTTGTACAACAGTACAGCCGCTTGATGCTTGTCTACCTTATCCCTGTCATAATTGATTCGTGCATTTCGTTTGTTTTTGAGATCAGCACATGCTGCAAGCCTGCAAGATAATTATACAGACTCTCATATCACTGTAAAAGCAAATCTAAGTCTGTAATTAACTGATGATAAGTATGTTCAGAGGTCAAGTAAGATCACTCCTATGACAAAGCCATTGTCCTCATCTTGAGGAACCAAGCCTGGAATGGCCAAAGTGAGTGGACACCCACAACTTTTCACTGGTGAGGTAGGCCCTCTTCAATGCCTTGCAGCAAAAATGTTCACAGGCGCCATAAGTGGTAAATGATAACCATTTCAATTGGGTATACTGGATGAATCAGGCTGCCTCATTGGCCAGCGGCTTTCCCAAAACATCGCATATATGCTTCCTCCATCTTAGTTTTTTGTGTTCTATGCTTAGTCTAAGTGAAaccattttgttttgtttaccTTCTtatttttggttctttcatTAGCTACTCAATGAGTGTTCATATCATCATATAGGTGCATTTGCTGAAGAGGATATTGGGCGGCATGCTACAGCTGCAACATCTGTTGGTGCTGCAAATGCAAGCAGAGGGCTTGAAACTGCTGTTGCAAATCTTCAGGATTACTGCAATGGTATAGGATAATAGGATTAAGAAACTGACTTTCTTAACCATCTTGTTTATGCATTTAAcatgtgcttgtgttttttgttaAAGAACTTGAGAATAGATTGCTTGCACGATTTGATGCTGCATCACAGAGGCGAGAATTGTCCACAATGGCAGAATGTGCAAAAATTTTGTCACAGGTGTGAGATTGTGGTAGTCTTCTTTTCTTGATATCTCACTTCTGCTGGATTCAAAGATCTGCTGGATTCAAAGATCTTCTGTTAttaattttgtcttttcccGATTTTACAGGAAAAAATGCCACACAATATTTGCATGCTATTGATATTTCCTTCATTGccattcttcttattttctcatGTCATATGCTGGCGATGGAGTTGTTAATGTGATAGAGATTGGTGCTGATTTGCCTGACAGTTATAAGTAGCCATCATGGTACTTCAGTAAATGTAAAACTTGTTTCACATTTATGTAGAAATTATAGCATTGATATGACAAacccaaaataaaaataatttaacacAAAAGCAGCATGAGGTTTATGTTTTCACCTTATAAGTGCTTGGACATTCAATGGTTGTCAAGATTGTCATATAGTTGCATGAGAATATACATTTTGTCATGGGTTGGACATTGATCTGTAGCCTAATACGTCAAAAAAGTTCTATTTTGTTAGTTTCTACTTGTCTTTCAGGTTTCAATGGTTGTGGTGTTACTTTTATGGCATGCAGTTTAATAGGGGTAGCAGTGCCATGCAACACTATGTTGCATCTCGGCCAATGTTCATTGATGTAGAAGTGATGAGTGCGGACACAAGATTGGTACTTGGAGATCAAGGCATCCAAGCTGGACCAAGCAGTATAGGGCGTGGTCTTTCATCATTATACAAAGAAATTATAGGTTTTCTCTATGAACGATGTTCTTCTAGTGCTTGATAATGTGATGGAAATGATTATACTTATTCTGACAGGAATCATTAATCTGCAGAAACTGTACAAAAGGAGGCAGCAACTATTATGGCTGTTTTCCCTGCTCCTGATGATGTCATGTCTATTTTGGTGCAGGTATCAGATAGCTTCAAATAGCTTTGAGATTTAGGTTGCCAATTATATGTGCTGTAGGAAAATCTTACCTTTTCTTAGGGGGAACTCCATTTTTTGGATGTTAACCATGCTTACCACATGCAGCGAGTCTTAGAGCAGAGAGTAGCATCAATTCTTGATAAGTTGTTAGTGAAGCCATCACTGGTGAATATACCTTCTGCTGAAGATGGTGGGCTTTTACTGGTCAGTGACACTTGTTACCCTACTTTgccattttgatatttttctacCTTTGAGGGagtttttcttgtgtttttatgtGTGATTATGTTGGTGCAGTATCTTAGAATTCTTGCAGTTGCATATGAGAAGACATTGGAACTTTCTAAGGAGCTGCGGGCAGTGGGATGTGGTGATTTGGATGTTGAAGGTGTTtgtcatttctctttttctcagtTGTAGATGTAGCATTGTACAACTTAGTTGAAGTGGTTTAGTGGTACACCTTGCACATGGACTTGCATAATgtcaatatttttcttccatgtACATGTGGCTATCACACCTCCcactaagcctgggcaccgggccgggccgctgTTGGATACCCGGTACCTAAAAAACGTGACCCGGGCCTGCCCGATAAGTTCGGATCGGGCCCGATAAGTTCGGATAGGGCccgataatgattttttttatttcttattaatatatatatatatatatatatatatgtatttataatattttattaccattaattattttttatgcattattttatattaaaaaatatttttttaatgtaatcgggctgggccgggccggcccgatgcccatgcTTACCTCCCACTAAGGTTTGCTGGAAGAGTTTATGTTAAAATGTGGTTCTTATTGGGAATTGAAGCCTCTCGCAGATCATGCTTTAGTTTGTTGAAAGCTTGCTAGGACAGCTGCATCTGTTGGTTGCATTTCTAGTTTACTTTCAGTATATTTGCTTAGTACATGGTCATCCCTGTTAATGCTATTCCTGACTTTACTGTCTTAATTCAGGTCTCACTGAGTCTTTGTTTATTGCCCATAAAGATGAGTATCCTGAATATGAGCAAGCTTCTCTAAGACAACTATATCAAGCAAAGGTACAGTTCTAACTCATTTGGTGCTAATTGTACAGAAAAAtttaagctattgagaaaatgaGTAGTTTTctgaccttttcctttttctgcatTAGATGGAAGAGTTACGTTCTGGGATGCAACAACAGCCCGAATCAACCAATGCCCCCTTGTCACGTTCCAAAACAGCAGCTGTGCCACCTTCACAGCAGCAGATTTCTGTTACTGTTGTAACTGAGATTGTGCGATGGAATGAGGAGGCAATCAGTAgatgtgttttattttctgcTCAGGTAGACAGCAAGTTTAGATGCTGATTTTTATTGTGTTGAGTAAAAATGAGAATGCaatttaaaacatttgtttGAGTGGATAAGCAATTCAATCCCTCTGTttttcaagaaggaaaaaaatatctgCAGATAGATAACAAGATCACCTATAAAATTCTAGTCATAGTCACTGATAAATGAAGCATAAAAAGTTGAGACTTTTCTGATGTGATCATATGTTGGATGAGGAGGTGCAATGGCTGGCGTGAAAGCTTGTGGAGATATACTCAAGTGTCAAAAACCCAACTAGCAGGCTTAGTGGCCAGGCTAATCAGTTGAGTAAGATATCCAGTGAACTGATCTAAGTTTCAAACGAGTGACCAGGCTAGTCAAGTAGACTGTTGACTAGTCCTTAACTCATACATATATACGTGCATTCTTTGTATTGATATCTATGTTTCTGTATTTATTTCCATATAAACTTATGGACATATTTTTGCTTATTGatagcatagtcacaaaaaacactttttttgaaaaaacccTAGGTAAACGCGATAAATAAGTctgccgtttaaaactaaaagaaacactttttttttaaaaaaaaatgccaacaCAAAAAACGTgaataaaacacgttttttttgtcattttttttcacattctttAATGCAAaacttcttgttttcattttttaatttttattttttaatctacttattttttgatgtttgtattgtTGAAATTAGAGGAGTTTATGTTTGttggtggttctttgtaatattaaagagttataagatctctttaatattttctttattttagattgatgtaatctgtaaatctctttataatagagattagggttagtgaatatACGTTTTCTCTCCCCAACTCTCACGACttcaactctttctctctctctccacgtctcaaggctgcaacatgtgttattagtttctcacttattttattttcccctaattttatttttttttgaacttttaaaaattaccatatttttctctttttttttcaaactccaTGTATTATACCGAAGGAAAACCTCACTGTTTAAAATGcgagaaagttttttgtgactgaTTTATAGTCAAGCAACGTGAACCAAGTCGGACTGACTAGTCCCAATTAACCTTTTTAAGTTCTTGAAGGACCCGTGTTTGCCTAATTTTAACAACTTAATTTACTTGTATTTAAGCATTTATCAGATGATTATCAATCATGTTCCAAGTTTTCAAACTCGGATGTCTGTCAGAGGTCTTACCATAATCACTTACAATGTTTTCCATTGTCAAGATAAAGTGGAAATTGCAATAGTCATTGTTACATTAGTTGAAGGATAGTTGATGTCCAAGTAATCTTTTTGTCTGTTGTTTTCCAGCCAACTACCCTTGCAAACCATGTCAGGGCAATGTTCACTTGCTTGCTTGATCAAGTAAGTCAAATGAAGTTATTTTATGTTTTGACCTTTCTGTGTTGCTGCAAGCTGATTATGAGATTGATAAAAATTTTAGGTAAGTCAATACACAACTGAAGGCCTGGAAAAGACCAGAGAAGGTCTTAATGAAGCTGCAGCTTTGAGGGAAAGATTTGTTATTGGAACAAGTGTCAGTCGAAGGGTTGCTGCTGCAGCTGCTTCTGCTGTAAGAATCATTTTCAATATGCTTTTTGTTCTTATCATACCCTTTCTTGGGTGTTTCTTGAATATCTTACTGTCGCTCTCCTCTTGTATGTGCAATTGTGCATGCACTATTTGCCTTCGATTAGATAATCTTTCATGATTCTTTTGTGggcattttttttgtcttttgtttcctttatgGTTTTCGCTGGTGGAACTGCagtctaaagtctaaactcTAAAATTTATTCGTTTTATTGTTTGCTTTGATAATTTTTCAAAGGAAGTTCGGTAAATTATCCAGATGAAAGCTTAGATTGACTTGTTTATTTTGACAGGCAGAAGCTGCTGCAGCTGCTGGAGAAAGTAGCATCAGATCATTTATGGTGGCTGTGCAGCGGGCAGCAAGCAATGCTGCAGTTGTTCAACAAGTACGTTAGTTGCAAAGCTTTTGATTATGTTATCAATAAGAGGCATAGCTGATGTTTTGTCGAattatctttttcttaaaaCCGTCACATGCTCTCTGCAGTACTTCACAAACACAATTTCTAGGCTTTTATTGCCTGTTGATGGTGCTCATGCTGCCTCTTGTGAAGAAATGGCAACAGCTATGTCTAGTGCAGAGAATGCTGCAATGAAGGGTCTCCAGCAGTGCATCGACACACTGATGGCTGAGGTTCACTTTTTGAGTTGGTTgcatattttaatatttattaacTCTCAGTTAGTGTTATAATTTGCTTACTTGTCTATTTGCACATTCCTCATTGAGGTAGGTTAAACATCCTTAGGTCTACCCTGCCGAGAATTAGATGACATTCTTTTTGTTGAAGTCTGAGGAAGTTTAAATGCC
Proteins encoded in this region:
- the LOC116250520 gene encoding exocyst complex component SEC10b, yielding MLQMKDAKDGSRASRAGRAARASKTSSVSSLPLILDIEDFKGEFSFDALFGNMVNDLLPAFQDEDQDPSEDHSSISGTDMPNGHPRGSLDATKSGQKSSAPLFPEADGLLSLFKDACRELADLRRQIDARLDNLKKEVTVQDSKHRKTLSELERGVDGLFDSFARLDSRISSVGQTAAKIGDHLQSADSQRETASQTIDLIKYLMEFNSSPGDLIELSPLFSDDSRVAEAASVAQKLRAFAEEDIGRHATAATSVGAANASRGLETAVANLQDYCNELENRLLARFDAASQRRELSTMAECAKILSQFNRGSSAMQHYVASRPMFIDVEVMSADTRLVLGDQGIQAGPSSIGRGLSSLYKEIIETVQKEAATIMAVFPAPDDVMSILVQRVLEQRVASILDKLLVKPSLVNIPSAEDGGLLLYLRILAVAYEKTLELSKELRAVGCGDLDVEGLTESLFIAHKDEYPEYEQASLRQLYQAKMEELRSGMQQQPESTNAPLSRSKTAAVPPSQQQISVTVVTEIVRWNEEAISRCVLFSAQPTTLANHVRAMFTCLLDQVSQYTTEGLEKTREGLNEAAALRERFVIGTSVSRRVAAAAASAAEAAAAAGESSIRSFMVAVQRAASNAAVVQQYFTNTISRLLLPVDGAHAASCEEMATAMSSAENAAMKGLQQCIDTLMAEVERLLSSEQKASDYRTPDDGNAPDHRPTNACIRVVAYLSRVLDTAYTALEGLNKQAFLTDLGNRLHKGLLNHWQKFTFSPSGGLRLKRDITEYGEFVRSFNAPAVDENFEMLGNMANALIVAPESIVTLFEGSPNIRADALRFVQLREDYKTAKIASRLASLAVSE